aagcTGAAGAGGACGTCCAACAAATTACCAGAGCAACAATAGGAAAGTAGGGACAACAACGGTCAATTTCGATGACGGCAATTCTGGCATAAGATGTGATAGTGGACTCtatttaaatcttaaattcCTTTTCGATCACCTCttcttaaataataaaatatggtCATTCGTAATATACAGGATTAATTCTGATGTATCTTCCTTCCATTATCAGCTTGTCTCAGATTATTATTGTTCCTAAATTAGAGGCCTAGACAGAGCATCATGCATTTGTTTCTTAATGTGTTTACATATACTATATGCTCGGAGACGAAAGTAGTTTCCCGGCTCTAATAAGAGGTAAATATTCACATATATCATGTGTttagaataaattaaattaagcaATTAGATCAATTAATCTTACATTGAGAATGCATAATACTTAACTATAATCAAATTAACAATGGAGTATATATAAAAGACACGTATTATCGTAAATTTATTAATCTGGTTTAATTAtaagtataatttaattttaatttcccATTGCACCATAATGATTAGTAGAGAACACTGTATTACTACTAGCTTAGTAGGCTTGTCTTTTAAGGCATGAAATTGACTCGTTTATCCTAGGAACATGGGGTGTATATGTGCTACGCACGTACTTAAGTTATGTAAAATAACAAGGTGTGAGGCACCTCAAATATTTATGATAGGGACAAAAAAGGACTTTGCAAACTATATCCCCCAATCGAACAAATGAATATTGTTCCTAGTAGAGTTTGAATCGAACGGGACTAATACGACCTCAAGTTACAAAGAATTCAACATATTACTATTTTGGCCCCTTGAGATAATAATAGTAGAggaaagtaatatttttttctttctttctagcTTTACTTTTCAACAATAATTAATTGAGTATAATACAAGAGAGTAGAATAAATTACCATTTCAAATTTCGTCATAGAGGCGGTAGGATGACACATACCCTTTAGATCATTATATGCATACAGTACTAAGTTCGATCGtatatagtaaaatatataagtaCTATGTACACTGTTGATCGGAACCGTATATTTAGAATAcacaacaaacaaaaaatgaacGTTCACGATGTAACTTTACATTGACCTGGTACCAGAGAGTGTGTGTAGTAAGTGTGAACAAAAGGTAGATGATGAATTGCATAGATTCGTATGAGAAAACATTTGCTATAAACTACTCTTGTGGCATTCAaattgtgttattattttaatcTCTAATAAAGACTAGTCTCTTTTTCCATTTCCACTTTATTGAAAAAGCCGGTAATCATTCCCATCCCCATGTCTCTCCTTCTCCAGCTATTATAGTCTCTCTCCCCTAGCTAGTTCTTCCatatttatctatctatatatatacataacgATCGATATAATAGTGATCAGCAACTAGAGACCAAAATGGGTAGAGCTCCCTGCTGTGACAAAGCAAATGTCAAGAGAGGACCATGGTCACCTGAAGAAGATTCTAAACTCAAGGCCTATATCGAGCAACATGGAACTGGTGGTAATTGGATTACCCTTCCACAGAAAGTAGGTGAGTAACAACGAATTTATGTGATCAATTTatctaaaagttttaattacaTCTTCAACAAGTAATCATTGCACGTCTTACTAGTTAAGTATTCCAACATGAATTTCTGTATGATCTTGCttctatttgaaaaaattgaggCTTAATTGTAATTCGTGTTGTTTTTTAATATGGTTTAAATTTAGGTCTCAAGAGATGTGGGAAGAGTTGTCGGCTTAGATGGCTGAATTATCTCCGGCCAAATATCAAGCACGGAGAGTTCACCGATGAGGAAGACAACATAATCTGTACTCTCTACATGAGTATTGGCAGTAGGTAATACAAGTGCATCACTTATTTTTCAATTCTAGGGTTATTGCATAAGTTCATTTCTATAAGGTAATTAGAGTCTTTGAACAATAATTCATTAACATgttactatattttttaatataaaaggtGGTCAATTATTGCTGCACAATTACCTGGGAGAACGGATAATGATATCAAGAACTATTGGAATACGAGGTTGAAGAAAAAACTACTACTATGCAATAAGCAGCGAAAGGATCAGCGGCCACGGACCGGATCATACATTAATCATAATAAGCTAGAGATGATGAAGGAACACGAAAATTTCTTTGCTACTCATCAAACTATCAATAATGCATATTCTTGGCCTTCACAACAAATACTCTTCTCTACACTAATTGCACCACAAAATCATGACCTGGCAGAAAGCAGCAGTGCAAACAGCCACAACTTTCAATATTCCAGTACTGATCAGGTTTATTTCTCCCAAGATCAATTGTGTCAAATTAGCTCCACCAATCAGCTTCCATCGATGAATCTCGTAAATGGAAATACTTGTAATATGGTAAGCAATGGTTATTACCCTAGCAATGGAGTCGTTATCAACAACGGTctacaagagtataacaattacAATTCAGTTGGGCTGGATCATGACGCGCTCAATAGTACTAGTACTACTCATTCTCAACAAGTAGATAAAAGTGTTTTGGAAATGGTCAACAGTAGCACTATTAGTACCACATCACAAGATCAAAGTACAAGCTGGGAAGAATTGAGTCCTCTTGTTAATTATCCTCCGTCAGTATTCGAAACCGTATCACCTTATTATGTATTTGAAGAGCAAAGGTACATGGGGTTGTTGAAACagtaaaacattaattttagcCACAAATATATTACTATGTAACTTTCCAAGTTTCAGTCGACTTTTCAGTGTGGTGCCTATTCACTGAAACTTAGGGATATGTTTGGCTACTTTCCACTATCACTTTCATAAGTATCTCTGGTTACTACTACAGTCTTGAAAAATTCTTTGTATTTGCTCGATATATGTGCacacagttttttttttttcctgtaCGTGTTATGCtttattagattatttttttgtactaGTTCATATGGTTGTTGTGAATATGGTATCCTAGAGATAGAGACCTGCAGTACTTGTTTCCATCATTGTACGTCCTTATACTATATATGAGCACCTGCCATGTTCTTTTATAGGGACCATAAATAAGAGCCAGAATATAAAGCTTATGAGTTAAGTATCGTAATATTTTAAAGCTAAAATTCCATAGTGTGTTTTTTGGATATCAAAATTCAGTTTAATTTGAAGTGTATATACGACAAAAGCATTTAGAGATAATCTTTATTGGAAAAGAGAAATGGCAATGAAAGTTGGAAAGGTATTTTGAAGTTTTGGACAAGAGTTGATTGGCTTTAGTATGTAGGGTATCAAATAAATGGCATTTTCTTGTTAGTATTATGTTGAGTTCAATTAATACAAATAAGAACAAGCCGAGGAAGAGCTTATAATAAGGTCCGTGTCATGTTCGTTCCACCAGGAACAGAAAGACTGAAATGTCGgatattataaaattagtattGTCATATTAATTAGCAGCCCTTAGtgaaactatatattatatcacTTTAATTTCCAATATTTCAATGTCACCGTATCACAAGTGGTGCCTTTCAACATGAACATTATTGTACCACTTGTTTGTCCTCTTTTAGAAACTGCATATTCTTAAGTAATGAGTAACAAGAGCTTTAAACCACGACATACAAAaataccttcttttttttttccatagattaattatttttatcaccCAACCAGTTCACCAATTTTAGTACATTAGGCACGAAACTTAAGAAATAGAGCAAGattaattctaattttgtgattttaaattaaaaatatatgtacttttttaaattttgtgatcttaaacttGGCAAGTAGATCGATATTTTTTAAGTAGTGATGATTTGAACAAAGAATATGCTTACCATAGAAAGAGCCTTAACACTGAAATTCACGCTTCAAATTAGCTTTCCGTGTGAATTTGGCAATTTaaaacttctttttattttttgtaaggCAGAATAAGCAGTCCCACGTAGCAAAATAAAGTTAGAAAGAAGCCTCTTTTGCATGAACATACTGACCCATTGCCAATTCTTTGATTAGAATTAAAGTGCTTGTCACGCTACACTTTTCTTACGTACTCCTTCgattcctttttatttgttttttttttaaagtcttTTAACacatctattaaaaaaaattattcggaacattaataaaaaaattattgactaTATTAGcctttatttctttcaaatttattcatgGCAAATagtaaagaaatttcaaataattattcaaCAATATTTTGTAAGACGAGTAATTTTGGAAAACTGCACCTATGCTTCGATCCATAAGATATTTGGTTTTAATTCAAACTAAAGAAGCGAAGTTGCAATAAATTACTAGCTGTTTATGCAAAAATAATTGATGTGGAATCTTAGAATATAGTATGATCAATAAATTTGGATAGCGTAGAATGTTTTGTAGTCTAACTCACATGATTTAGAAAATGTACTTTGTCAAAGATTTTCACTAGCCAAAAGATCTTCACCCTCCACTCGGCTCTTTGATAGAACATTCATATACTCCCTTGGTTtcgtattattttttattctgtttcaaaaataaatattttattttttagataattcATTCGTTCTAACTTTTCATACTCAAAAATTTAAGACATTAgtacatttaatatatatttaatttaagatcacaaaatttaaatttttaaaaatttcatatcaaatcaaactaGCAAATTGAAACGGAAAAAGGAAAGAAGCTTGGTGATTGGTGTGACTACAAGGATGTCtgaattgacttaaaagttgattTCTCAAtcagtttattttttttagaagtgtttgacaaatataaaaataatttaaaataaatttaaaaacttaaaataagctaaatattaaaattagatgtttccacttttatttttataagttaaaaattattttttttaaaaccaattCAAACGAGCTATAAGCTACGAAGTCAAAAGCAGATATAAAGAAAGAGTGGGGCACATAAAAAGATTGACCTGGTGTTATTagtactttttctttttagttgatTCAAATTGCAATAAGTAGTATTGTCAACCGGAGTTAAACTGTTACTCACTTTATGAATAACCTTTATACAATAAACTTCGACAAGGAAAGGGTGACATATTCTTATACATacatttcttcaaaaataacatctctttctcattttgatGTCGATTGTTACCTAACTGTTCACTTTATATTTTTACCTGGTCAACACAAAATTTGTAtagtacttatttattttactccttttccatttttcattattttttttattattagtaccCCAATCGAATATCAATTgataattaagtaaaaacttCCTTTAAATACTATCTCAAATCATCTATTGTAAGttctaaatattaaatatcttagaatattatttgttgttttataaatttaaaataaaattaattatttttccacGATTTACCTTCCATTCAAACTATAAATTTCTCAttataagtaaatattttaattgttttaatatgAATGAAAGGTATAATAGCGAAATTATAAGTGATGCTTTAATTGTTTAATAATATGAATCAACggaaaaatagttttttaataaGTCAATACTCATAAAGCTCATACTAATTAATATTTCGCTATTTCGAAGAGAATCCTATTAGAGAGGGGAGAAGAACTCTGATTCGAGATGAGACTTgctcaaaattattatttgtctttttttttacatgCTTCTTACGaagttataaataattagtatatttttttataatttataattttaattcttttaaatgcACTATATGTGCCATAACCgtcaatattaaaataacaatgAGTGAATCTTTTTGGAACTTTAtgatatttgaaattcatttaagaagaaaataagaaagaattaattaattttatcttgatttgatataataatgaatatatatttaaaatagctaatatttttaataatgtgttatgtgaatttGTGAATATAAAACAAAGAGAGTAtcattatgatatttatttttatgtttaccAGAAGCACCAGAACTTTGTCGAGAAATCTGTAGATAACAATGCGACAAAATTTCCCCATAGCTAACTTCCTTTTATTCCAAATAACAACTAATTTATGCCAAATATATTAAAGGCCTAAATTTCtctatttaatttgaatttctctttttcaattttgtagACGATTCTATATATCtgaatattgattatttattgatatatattatgATCACACTATGATTACATATTTATTGCGTCAAACAGTTgattaaaaaggtaaaaacgGCGTCTTACTGCAACTTGCaaatatcaacttaattaaaatcCAATTCACAATTATTGTTTTCAAAAGTAGGCTTAAAAAGTGCAGATGACTTTGCAAGTACAATCCTAGAAGTTCCTTATTCTTCTTAGCTTTTATTACAAAATCAAGTAAGTGCCACcagtttttcttatttttaattcaaaaattacaTGAGGAGGAACAACTATAACTTTCAAAAAgcaactaataaaataatagtaatgtctgagttttattattaaacaacaaattaaacGAATCCGTGATTATTGCACTAAATTCGCCGAAGCTGTGACAACCACTCCACCATCACCGTTTCCTTCCAACTTGctatctatattttattttaaaaccaaaCTTTGctaattaaatatacataaagtAGAATACAAGATGTTGTAATATAATTCATCCACGGTTATTACCTTGAAACTTTGCTTACGAAAATGATATTATAGAAAACCACGACTCTACGAAATTATTTcacaatataattttaattttattaaaaacaaatactaCATCTTTCTATTTGGTTTGTCAATAGAGTTCCTAACATAAATTACCGTCTGATTTATTATAgcgcaactttcacatatagcaaacaaaaaattcatctttgtatgctatagcaaattttgcataattgcgctccatagcaaacataaaactatataatttgctggcctaaattgtataattcgttggcctatttcactgcaattgtataatttgctatcctgtataatgcacaattgtataattcactgcctatttcgctgcaatattgagtgtatagcaagaagatatatgtttttctctagctttatacaaaaacagaaacacaatatatacacttctgttgtataaagctagagaaaattgtatttcactgcaattgtataattcgaaattgtataattcgttgacctttttctctgcaatatttgaagtaaaatgtttgtaaattgtataattaagtgtataacacgaagatatatatttttgcatgtgtatatataattttctctcgctttatacaaaacagaaacagaattatacacttctgtgtataaagcgagagaggcgagcgagaatggagagtggcgagcgagatttctgggtgagagacgctggcaaattttagctaacgtttgctatggagcacaattaaatcaaaccctagctattccatttatttcAGGTTATcagtttgtcattatatacaattttccctttattatATCAGTTGAATCGAACTATTGCGCAATCAATTGCAATTTTGATattgtagaaaaaaaaacaatagctCATAAATGTATTTGGTTTTGTGTTTATGATGACATGTCCATTTTCTCATAAGCCCAACTTGTTACAACAAGCTCAGCCACCCGCTAATCATCGTTAATCCAGAATCTTAAGGTCTAATGGGTTACTAAAGGCCAAGCCCATTACATGGCAGTAACAGGCAGGCTTCAAATATTGGGCTTGTTATATTGAGGACATAACTTGCATATAGGCCTAAAAACTGTGGGACCCAAGATTTTTGTACCGAATCGGGTTAGGGACATGATTTTTGTACTGCCTCTatccattttcttttatttatattaaaaataaaatagtatatgcattttatttatttaacttagaaataaaatataattttatttttattattcgcTATAGCCATTTTACAATACATTTTCCAAAGCATTGAATTTATgcctatttttttaatcatactcgtattaattgatgtttactcttaaattgagaaataatttgtgaataatgtaattaaaaatttttatttttcttttgatatatgaaaaatgacagataaaaatatgttctttttcagtAAGTGAACAACTAAAAGCCCACAAAGATAGTATATACAAAAATCAATCatgatatattaaatttattatattatatttgtccCCATTATATAGGAAGGGGCGGTGTTTCGAGGCTTCACATTCCAATGCCATTGCTCATTATTATTAACTGAAAATGTGTGGTGGTTCATAAAATATGATTTActcttgatgatttttttttatcatagatAAATTAACCTTGCAGTGTTCCATGAATCTGGCATTTGAGGTGTTCCAAGAAATTGGCAATCTTATTTCTTGGGGTGACAAGGTTGCTCCAGTGACAAGAgctattaaattttatttctatttttttaaattacaaaaaattcataaatttattgGAATTCAGATACATCTCAAAACATTTCTGTTATATCAGGTCCTGATTTTATATACATTCCTCAATGTCTCAATATATGCGTCTCAACTTCGGATACATCACACAACGTTCCGATACATTGCGTATCATAAAGTGATATAATCTACTGATACGTAGTGTAAAATGAAGTGTTCTACTGATACATTAGTAATGTATTCTATCAATACATCATGTAAAGTGATCATGTATCCAAAAATAGAAGATTAaagtataaatcattttaaatgataagaaattttaaaaaatatgacaaaataaattatgtatttaagtaatttttctgAATAAAAATATTCGCGTAGTTTGAGAAAAAGAGAGCCATCATATcggcaattttttttatcaaaatatcgGCACAGAGTAACAAAATTAGTCTATGAAAATATTTCTCATTTAACTTGATCACCTTAATGTCCCGCTCATTTATAGTAACcgcaatttatttttatcagcCTAATTTtactctaatttatttatttgacatCCTTATTTTTATAAGTGACTCATAATTAAGAGGAATTAATTAGATGCTTCCACACACACAAGAATTTTCGACTTTACAAAAGAGTTCCACGATTATAATGTAAGTATCTTGTTGCGTTCTAATCACACagtaaatattttgaatagGTGATCAGTACATTGAgacattttatgaagtttaccagtattttagtttttctttttggttctGTTTCATGGCCtatgattaattaaaaagatCTTTTTTCTCAAATCCTTTTTTAGTATTCTCCATTCCGTTTAATTGTTTGAttgtataaaaaagaaaataaattaaaagctATTTGGTGTGCAACACATGCATTATCTTCAAAACATGGTGTTTCATGCTGTTAGAGATGTCAAACAAGCTAGTTGACAATGTATAATGAATTGAGGTAACAAATATGCGAGTTATTGAcgcatttaaatattatttgggtTGAAGCAGATTAAGCTGAAATGTGCTAAAAACTCTAGGCATAACCCATTCCATCAAATTCTTACTTATAAAATTCgactcaaaatttatttttcttataatttatttgcaaTACTTAATAAAAGTTCACTTATAGTATGgccatataaaataaaac
This window of the Solanum pennellii chromosome 2, SPENNV200 genome carries:
- the LOC107010510 gene encoding transcription factor RAX3-like, translated to MGRAPCCDKANVKRGPWSPEEDSKLKAYIEQHGTGGNWITLPQKVGLKRCGKSCRLRWLNYLRPNIKHGEFTDEEDNIICTLYMSIGSRWSIIAAQLPGRTDNDIKNYWNTRLKKKLLLCNKQRKDQRPRTGSYINHNKLEMMKEHENFFATHQTINNAYSWPSQQILFSTLIAPQNHDLAESSSANSHNFQYSSTDQVYFSQDQLCQISSTNQLPSMNLVNGNTCNMVSNGYYPSNGVVINNGLQEYNNYNSVGLDHDALNSTSTTHSQQVDKSVLEMVNSSTISTTSQDQSTSWEELSPLVNYPPSVFETVSPYYVFEEQRYMGLLKQ